The nucleotide sequence GGGTTTTACGGTTTCCCGCTTGCAGAGTTTTTACCATATTCTCTTACGAGAACATATCATGTTCAGCTGGGGATATTTTGGATTGCCACTAGCTGGCTGGCCACAGGGCTTTTCATTGCCCCGGCAGTTTCAGGTCATGAACCCAAATTCCAAAAAGCAGGGGTGAACTTTTTATTTATTTGTCTTCTGATAATTGTTGCTGGGTCCTTGATAGGGCAGTGGTATGGAGTAATGCAGGAGTTTGGTCATGATGCTAATTTTTGGTTTGGTCACCAGGGGTATGAGTATGTTGACCTAGGAAGGTTTTGGCAGATATTCCTTCTGGTGGGACTGTTTTTATGGTTGTTTTTGATGGTCAGGGCTATTGCTCCGGCCTTTACAAAAGAAAGAGAAAGCAGGCATATGCTGGCTATGTTCTCTATAAGCTGTGCTGCTATTGCTTTGTTTTATGGTGCAGGTTTGATGTGGGGGAGAAGTACCAATCTTGCCATTGTAGAGTATTGGAGGTGGTGGGTTGTCCATTTGTGGGTAGAGGGCTTCTTTGAAGTATTTGCCACTGTTGTTATCGCATTCCTTTTTGTCAGAATGGGACTTCTTCGTGTAAAGATTGCTACAGTTACTGTTTTGTTCTCTACCATAGTTTTTTTATTTGGAGGCATTATAGGTACGTTTCATCACCTATATTTTACAGGAACACCTACCGGTGTAATGGCTTTTGGAGCAACTTTTAGCGCCTTGGAATGTGTCCCTTTGATTTTAATAGGTTTTGAAGCCTATCATAATCTAAAACTTAGCCGGGCCACAGAGTGGATAAAAACGTATAAATGGCCTATTTACTGCTTTATTGCTGTAGCTTTTTGGAATTTTCTAGGTGCCGGTATTTTTGGATTTGTCATTAACCCTCCTATAGCACTTTATTATATGCAGGGGCTGAATACAACTCCTGTACATGGGCATACTGCTTTGTTTGGTGTTTATGGTTTTTTGGGAATAGGTCTCATGCTTTTTGTGCTCAAAGGGTTGGCTGCAAAAAATGTTTGGAAAGAAGGATCTATACGTTTAGCGTTTTGGTCCATAAATATAGGACTAATGGCCATGGTTTTACTAAGCCTGCTTCCGATTGGTCTTCTTCAGACAATTGCTAGTGTGCGGCATGGAATGTGGTATGCGCGTAGCCTAGAGTTTATGGAGCAGCCAATTATGGATACCCTCCGCTGGTTGAGGGTTATCGGGGATACTGTTTTTTCAATAGGTGCCTTGGCTTTGGGGTATTTTGTAATAGGTTTAAAAACAGGATGGACGTTAGAAAAAGAGAAAGACCTTACACAAAACAACTATCCATCCATTAAGGAGGAGGAAGTATAGGTTTTATAAAAAACTAATATAGCTGTACCAGTTCAGGTACAGCTATATTATATTCAATTTGTCAAGGTTTTATTCCTATAATAGAGATTGCTTTCATATTGGGTTCTAGAGCTCTGAACATTTTTCTCATGCTTAAGACCCTGTTTAGTGCACCAGGGGTTCTTAAAGCATTAAAACCTATTTTTAATACACCGGTCACTCCTTCATCTTTCACCAGTCTGCCGGTTTCCAGTAAATGCATTGGTGAATAAAGTACCTTTTTAATCTTAAACCCTGCTTTGACGAATAATGAAGTCCACTCGTTTAATGTAAGAGGCCTGGCATTTACGTGGATATTTCCAGATATGCCTTTGCTAAGCATATTTTTTTTGTCATCTGATATATCTTCAGGAACCAAACATATTTCATGGATAGCGTACTTGCCATTTCGTTTTAGCAGTCGATAAGCTTCATTTATAATTTGCTGTTTGTTGCTTTTAGATTGCATGGTCAGCATGGCTTCACCAATTACTTTGCTGGCACATGCATCAGGAAGCCCTGTATTGACCGCATTGGCATTAATAAACTGTATATAATTGCCAGGATATTTTTTGGAAAGCGTAGTTACAACTTCTTTGTTTTGGTCAATGCCATAGTATCTGTGCAGTTCGCCTGCTAATATTTTATGGGCAGTAGCGCCAATGCCTGGGGCTAGCTCTACTACCGTATCCTGCCTGCGGATGTTCAGGTGCTTTAATATCAGGTTTGTCAGCTCCACGCCGCCAGGTCTCAGGATTTTTTTCCCGAGCCTGGCTAGCAACCAATGCCCTGGCATTTTGCTGACTTCATATTTGTCAAACATACTTGTTATCCATTAAGTCTTTTCTCCATGTCAATGGCTTGAGGGAACAATATGTTGTTTTCTAAATGAATATGCAAATGGAGATCGTCTTCAAATTCCTTGATTAAGGCCAGTGTAACTCTATAGGTATTGCAGCCGTCTGCCGGTGGTGTATAGTTATTGCTTAACTCCGCAATTTTACGAAATCGTTCTCCTTCAGCATCATGTTCATGCATCATCATCTGAACCGGATTTTCTACTGTGCCGAAATGTGGAGCGGAAAGTGGTGTGCCGGATACTTCTGCTTCTACCATTTTTCTTACAAATGGAAAAAGAATAAACTCTTCTTTTTTCATATGTGCTGTCAAATCTCCTGCTGATTGGTTGAACAAATCGTAGATTTCAAACAATTCGGGATGCTGTTTCCCATGTACTGATGAAAGCTTCTTAAGGTACTGTTGAATTACAGGAATTTTTTCAGCAACATAGCGGTGATGCTTTTTTTCTATATAGTCTGCGAGTAAATCTAGAGGCCATGATTTATAATCTGAGTTTGAGCTTTCTTTCTCTAGCGTAACTTTGTTTAGGTCAGTTAACAGTTTTTCATGACTTAGGTTGTTTTTCTCACAAACCTCTGAAATAGTCCTGTTGCCTTTGCAGCAAAAATCCACTCCGAATTTTTCAAATACTGCTGCAGTTCTATAATCATCTGCTACTATTTGGCCTATTGTTTTTTCCTCAGTGATGTTCATATATTTTTTATTTAAGTGCAATATGTTGACAAGTTTCTTTTTATCTTTAATGATCAAACACGGGTATTATCTCTCAATGTTCCTTTATCTATGCTATTATGATTTATGTCAATTTTTTTCGAGAAATTATTGGTGTACTGTAGTTTGATCGGTGCTTTTTTCTTGGTTTACAATGAAGTGGTAAAGGTAAATACTCTTCAATACATAATTTCTGATGATTGTCACTTCTAATTCTAATAAGTATCATCTTTATTTTTTGGGTACTACTGTTGTTATTTGGACTGATACCGCCTTCTGATTATTTCAGTCTCTTTTTCGTCCAGTTTTAATTTAGGTCTACTTTTGAAACAATCGAGAATAGAACTACGTTGAATAAATAAAAGTATTTAAATACTTTTATTTGCGTTTAAATATTCTAACTTTGTATTACAACCAATAAAACCTACAACTATGAAAAGTATATTAAAACCAGTAATAAAGCAGAAGCGATCCAGAAACGTAAAAAAAATAGGGGCAATAGCTGCTAAGAAACGAGATTCTTTTGAAACTGTGACCGAAGCTGTAAACTATTTGGTAAAGAAAGGCTATACCTATGACTTCAATATAGTGGCAGGGCAGGATTGTCTTGTTTGTCAGAAAAAACAGCTTCGGTTGCCTTCTGATGATTTTCAGATTGATGGTTTTTACCGCTTTGAGGGGGTATCTGATCCCGGCGATGCGATGATTGTTTTTGCAGTATCTTCCACTAAATTTGGAGTGAAGGGAATAGTAGTAAATGCCTATGGGATGTACGCAGATGCAGCCTCTTCTGAAATAGTGGAGAAATTAATAAAGAAAGCGAAAGAAAAACAAATAAAGAAAGACCCGATAAAGCGGCACCAAGGGTTGATTCATTTGTCACGCGACCATCACTTCGGGCTACTGCTTGTATGGAAAATAAGGCAAGGCCTTAAAAACAAAACTGAAATTAACCGAATAATTGATTATATTTTTTATGTATATAATGAAGACTTGAAGGAGCATTTTGAAGAAGAAGAATTTATTTTTTATAAATATTTTCAAAATGATGAATTATGTGGAAAAGCGGTAAAGGATCACGAACAGATTCACCAACAAATTACAGCATTAAGTACTGAAGATCCCAGCAGTTTATATGACTTTGCAAAATTATTAGAAGATCATATAAGGTTTGAGGAAAGAATACTTTTCAATCATATTCAGCAAAAACTTTCAGAGAAAGAATTGTTGTGTATAGAAAAGGCTGAAGAAAAAAAGAGAACATTGGATGATGCCTGGCCTGACCATTTCTGGTCTTATTGAAAAACAGGATTTATATCAAAAGTAAATTCCATTGCACGAAA is from Cytophagaceae bacterium ABcell3 and encodes:
- the ric gene encoding iron-sulfur cluster repair di-iron protein, coding for MNITEEKTIGQIVADDYRTAAVFEKFGVDFCCKGNRTISEVCEKNNLSHEKLLTDLNKVTLEKESSNSDYKSWPLDLLADYIEKKHHRYVAEKIPVIQQYLKKLSSVHGKQHPELFEIYDLFNQSAGDLTAHMKKEEFILFPFVRKMVEAEVSGTPLSAPHFGTVENPVQMMMHEHDAEGERFRKIAELSNNYTPPADGCNTYRVTLALIKEFEDDLHLHIHLENNILFPQAIDMEKRLNG
- a CDS encoding hemerythrin domain-containing protein; this encodes MKSILKPVIKQKRSRNVKKIGAIAAKKRDSFETVTEAVNYLVKKGYTYDFNIVAGQDCLVCQKKQLRLPSDDFQIDGFYRFEGVSDPGDAMIVFAVSSTKFGVKGIVVNAYGMYADAASSEIVEKLIKKAKEKQIKKDPIKRHQGLIHLSRDHHFGLLLVWKIRQGLKNKTEINRIIDYIFYVYNEDLKEHFEEEEFIFYKYFQNDELCGKAVKDHEQIHQQITALSTEDPSSLYDFAKLLEDHIRFEERILFNHIQQKLSEKELLCIEKAEEKKRTLDDAWPDHFWSY
- a CDS encoding methyltransferase domain-containing protein; amino-acid sequence: MFDKYEVSKMPGHWLLARLGKKILRPGGVELTNLILKHLNIRRQDTVVELAPGIGATAHKILAGELHRYYGIDQNKEVVTTLSKKYPGNYIQFINANAVNTGLPDACASKVIGEAMLTMQSKSNKQQIINEAYRLLKRNGKYAIHEICLVPEDISDDKKNMLSKGISGNIHVNARPLTLNEWTSLFVKAGFKIKKVLYSPMHLLETGRLVKDEGVTGVLKIGFNALRTPGALNRVLSMRKMFRALEPNMKAISIIGIKP
- a CDS encoding nitric-oxide reductase large subunit; translation: MLSNHRNLWIGFFLVIIVSFSVLGYYGFRLYREAPPIPEQVVTTDGAVVFTKEDIQTGQNVWQSIGGQEVGSIWGHGAYQAPDWTADWLHREAMFILNKWAVGAGAPDYENLPKEEQAALRSRLEDLLRENTYDAATGTLTISDLRAEAIGHVGSFYQGLFMDDPALENYREGYAIPENTIKDSDRMNQMNAFFFWASWACVTQRPGQEISYTHNWPPDELIGNRPTGELVVWTGVSVILLLFGIGLLAYYYAAQKEEELDHETFPDKDPLLGLKPTPSMKATLKYFWVVAALIVIQVLLGTVTAHYGVEGSGFYGFPLAEFLPYSLTRTYHVQLGIFWIATSWLATGLFIAPAVSGHEPKFQKAGVNFLFICLLIIVAGSLIGQWYGVMQEFGHDANFWFGHQGYEYVDLGRFWQIFLLVGLFLWLFLMVRAIAPAFTKERESRHMLAMFSISCAAIALFYGAGLMWGRSTNLAIVEYWRWWVVHLWVEGFFEVFATVVIAFLFVRMGLLRVKIATVTVLFSTIVFLFGGIIGTFHHLYFTGTPTGVMAFGATFSALECVPLILIGFEAYHNLKLSRATEWIKTYKWPIYCFIAVAFWNFLGAGIFGFVINPPIALYYMQGLNTTPVHGHTALFGVYGFLGIGLMLFVLKGLAAKNVWKEGSIRLAFWSINIGLMAMVLLSLLPIGLLQTIASVRHGMWYARSLEFMEQPIMDTLRWLRVIGDTVFSIGALALGYFVIGLKTGWTLEKEKDLTQNNYPSIKEEEV